CATTTTTAGTATCTGAATGCAATTATGCGGGAAGACAAGATGCAATACATTTTAGAGTCTGTCAACCGGCACCCTACTATACATTTGCCGTATCGAAATGAAATAAAGAAAGGAAATAAAATATGATAGATATTGTTAAAGTGATGTGGGTTAAACGGCTAATGAGTATTCTTGTTCTTATTCTCGTTTTTTTCTTAGGACTTGGATTTGGACAAATGGGCAAGTCTTCTCAAACTGAAAATAAACCCACGAAAAATACTACACAAAAAGCAAGCACAGAAAAAGAATTGACACAAAAACAGGTCAAAGAGTTCTTAGTGGCCTACTATACGAAGAAAGACTTGGAAGAAAATCGTAACCGATACAAGGATTATATGACAGAAGGACTTTATAATGCGACTGTTTCTGAAGAAAATAAAGCGCAAAATCAAGCCTACAAAGGCTATGTGGTTAATTACGAGTTTCAAGATGCTCAAATCTATATTGACAAGATTAACCATCGGGTAATCACTAAAATCACTTATACCAATGATTTACTCAAGAAGAAAGATAGTACTGAAGGAGCACAGGTTGGGGTGACTAATCATACAACTCTTCAACTAGACTATACCAAGGTCAATGGTAAGTACCTAGTTAACCATATGAGTACTCTACTCATAACAGACTCGTCAAATCCGTCAGCGACAAAAGATGCTTATGGAGCGATTGCCCCTTCAGAATCAACGAATGAATAATAAAAAAGGAGATATCAATGATGAATCAAGATTACGGAAATCAAGAGGCACCTTCAAAAGGACGTCGTCAAAAAACGACGCAAGAACGCCTACAAGATAAATTAAAACAACTGGCTAAGACGACAGAGAACTTTGAAGCCCTTCAAAAACGTATTAAAGCATTAAAAGATGAGATTGCTATCCTGGAAAGTAAACGCCAACAAGAAATCATGAAGGAATACGGCGTGGATTTAAAAGATCTGGAAGCAATTTTAGCCACTCACAAAGATGAGTTAGGAGGTGAGGGGTAATGTTTCGCATCCAAAATCAAGCAAGTGGAAAGGAACAGGATTTTCCTAATCGTGAGGCCTTATTAATTGGTTTAGAAGGTGAGGAAAATCGCTGCTTACAACTTAATATGACAGCTACTTTCCATATTTTTCATTATGGCCGACCAGAAGAGATCTTGGAATCAATGGAAGTGACTATTCCGTCTGCCGGCGGTCAAGATGTCAAGGAACTTTTAGGAGACTTTGGCTTGAAGAAAGAAGAAAGCAAACCCTTCTGGCAACATTTAAAAGGGACAAAAAAATCCGAAACAATTGGAGATAAGTCAAAATATAGGAATTCCCCAAGACTGCTAAAAGGCCTTATTTGGTTGTTACCACTGATATTATCCTTGTTTAGCCTTTATTTGTCTTCTAAAACACTTCAGTTAATTAAAACACAACCACAAGAGAAGCAAGTTCAAACCAAACAGGTAGTTATGGATCAAAAAGCAGATGTTTTTTGTCGCTATTTCATTAGTAGCTATTTTTCAAATGCGGATAGTCGTACTGATTTTTTATCAAAGAATATCGTTCCTACTGACATTAAAACAGACAAAGCTACTCCAGTTAGTGTTCTTTTAGAAAGTCAACATGTAAATAGTAAGACAACGATTGTTACTTATGTGATTAGCCTACGCTATGAAGATCAGAAGATTTCTAGTAAGCGATTAATGTTGACGGTAAAAAAAGATAAGACCGCAAAATATAGTTATTTGGTCGTCAAAACTCCTCAGCTAACCCAATATCCTTAATACAGAAAGGGAGGAATGAACATAATGGAACAAGAACGTGTGATGGAAAAAGGCTCTCGAGTTACCTTGGAAACAGGAAAACACTTATTTCAATTTTTTGCTTATACCTTAGAACAAATAGCTAAAAAATATGACGAACGTAAACAAATGGGGGAACAGTCCTGGAAAGAGTTTAATCAAAGTCCACATTCTAAAATGTTTAGGGAATTTGAAGAGTCTGAAATCAATTTTGATAAGTTGAAAAGGGAACTGAACAAATCAGGCGTTCGTTTTCACTTCAAAGATAATAAAGATGGAACAAAGCAAATTTGGTTTGAAGCCATCAATGAAGAAGTTGTTGCAGCTGCGTTACAGAAGACAGTTAAAGAGATTGTCACAGATCCTAAAGCAGCTAAAGACAAGTATATGAAAAAATCAAATGAATTGACTCCTAAACAACAAATTGACAAAATTAAACAATCAACGAAATCTACTGGAGAGGCAGTCCAAAATAAGACGAAAGGAAAGAGTATCTAATGCAAGTTCAAAAGAAACCTTTTTTCCCTTATCTGTTATTAAGTCTGGTCTTAGCTTTTGCGACTCATCGTTGTTACGTCCTATATAGTGTAGCTCCAGAACCTGATATGACAAACCTCTTTAGTCAATATACCTATGTTTTTAAGAACTTTTTTGTTTCACCATACCTTTATTTTGATATCAGCCCACTAGCTCTATTCTCGGCTCTAGTGGGCTTTTTTATTGGAATGTTGTTTTATCTGAAGGTTAAATTGGGTGGTAATTATAGACATGGTGAAGAATCCGGATCTGCTCGTTTTGCGACTGCTCAAGAATTACAAGGCTTTCAGGATAAAAAGTTATCTAACAACATGATCTTTTCTAAACAAGCTATGATGGGACTCTTTAATAAGTTGCTGCCGTTTGAGTGGCAGCTCAATAAAAACGTTTTGGTCGTAGGTCTTCCTGGAGATGGGAAGACTTTTACTTTTGTAAAGCCTAATCTCATGCAGATGAATAGTAGCTTTATCGTAACAGACCCAAAAGGTGTCCTAGTTCGAGAAGTGGGGACGATGTTGGAGGAAAACGGATATCAAATCAAAGTTTTTGACCTCGTTAATTTAACCAATTCGGACATGTTTAATCCTTTTAAATACATGACTTCAGAATTAGATATTGACCGTATTACAGAAGCCCTTGTTGAGGGGACGAAAAGGGGAGATCGTGAAGGTGAAGACTTCTGGCTTCAAGCAAAACTGCTTCTCAATCGTGCTTTACTTGGCTATCTCTATTTTGATAGTCAAGTGAGAGGTTATGAGCCAAATTTATCAATGGTTGCGGACTTGCTTAGAAACTTGAAGCGTCCCAATGAGAAAAAAGCTAGTCCTGTTGAAAAGCTTTTTAAACAACTTGAAAAGGCGATGCCTGGTAACTATGCTTGTCGTCAATGGGAACTATTTAACAGTAACTTTGAAGCAGAGACAAGAACGAGTGTTTTAGCTATTGTAGCGACGCAATACTCTATTTTCGATCATGAAGCGGTAACCAACCTCATTAAAAGCGATACCATGAACATGGATACATGGAATACAGAAAAGACAGCTGTTTTTGTGGCGATTTCAGAAACTAATAAAGCTTACAGCTTCTTAGTTTCCACTTTTTTTACAGTTGTTTTTGACCAATTAACTCATCAAGTGGATGCCATTATTCAAGGTCAAAAGAAAGGCTATGGACCTGAAAATTTGTTGCATGTCCAGTTTATCTTTGATGAGTTTGCTAACTGTGGGAAAATCCCTCATTTTAATGAGGTGTTATCTTCTATCCGGAGTCGTGAGATGTCCATCAAGATTATTATCCAAGCGATTAGTCAGTTGGATAGTCTCTACGGGTTACCTGCCAGAAAGTCAATTGTCAATAATTGTGCGACCCTGCTATTTCTGGGGACTAACGATGAAGATACTATGAAGTATTTTTCAATGCGAGCTGGGAAACAAACCATCATCCAAACCAGCTATTCTGAACAAAGAGGGCAACGAGTTTCAGGAACGACGAGTCGACAATCTCATCAACGGGATTTGATGACACCAGATGAAATTGCACGTATTGGAGTGGATGAAGCCCTTGTTTTTATCACAAAACAAAATGTTTTTCGCGATAAAAAAGCTAGGGTTACTGATCACCCTATGAAAGATCGTTTGGCAAATCATTATAAAGATGACACCTGGTATGACTACAAACGCTTTATGGAGGATGGTGCTGAATTTATCGATGCGGTTATGACAGGAAAAATCAAAGAAAAACAGGTTTGGGCGCCAGATATGGCTAACTACCAAGCCTTTGTGGAATCAAATGGCTTTAATAATCAGTTTTCTAAAGTGCCAGAGAGCCCCGTTTATGAACAAGTCCCCGTAACAGTACCCGAAATTACCTCTGAGGATCAATCTCAGACACTATCAACTGGTGAAAATCAGTTCAAAATTGTAGATATGGAAACAGAGGAAATCTTTGAATTGCCTCCCGAAGATAGATCGGATACTTTTGGAGAAGTGTCCTTGAATGATGAACGTCTGGATGTGTAAACAAATTTTTTTAAGTTTTTAATAGAAAGGAAAACAGATGACACAAACACAAGATTTGATTTCTAAGCGTTTTGAAGAACGTATTCAAAAATTAGTTAATATGGATATCATGGCAGTAGGCGAAGCTTTAGGGATGTCTCTAAAGCCATCATCAGGAGGTACTTATTATTGGGAGGAACATGACAGTTTTAAAATTTATCCCAAAACAAATAGTTTTCGTTGGTGGTCACGAGGGATTGGTTCGAATACCATTAATTTAGTTGAAACCGTCCAAGAAGAACTAACTGGACGAAAGCCTTCTTTTAAAGAGGTAGTCACCTTCTTAGAAACAGGTCAATTTGAGCATGTAACAGTACAACCACAGGTATATGAACCATTTCAATATTATTTGGAACCTTATGAACACAAGGAATTTAATCTAGGTAGACAGTACCTCAGAGAGGAACGTGGTTTATCTGATGAAACGATTGACACTTTCTTAGCGGCTGGCAATCTAGCACAAGCCACACGAAAAAAAGGGGACTATTTTGAACCAGTCATCGTCTTTAAGAGCCGTAATGATGATGGCTCCTTGGTTGGGGCAAGCCTGCAGGGGATTATTGAAAATAAAGTACAACATCCAGAGAGAGGACGACTCAAGCAAATTATGAAAAACTCAGATGGATTAGCAGGTTTTCACTTAGATATCGGCACCCCAAAGCGTCTTGTCTTTGCGGAAGCCCCTATTGATCTCATGAGTTATTATGAGCTGCATAAGGATAACTTAGAAGATGTCCGTCTTGTGGCTATGGAAGGGCTGAAAAAAGGCGTTATCAGCCGTTATACGGTAGATTTATTGTCAGATGGTCAATACTCACAAACGATGTCACGAGACCAAATTAGAAGGGCTCTAGATGCCTTAAATCAGACGACAGGACTATTGAAAGACTCTCCTAACTTGATCACTCTGGCTGTAGATAACGACGAGGCGGGGCTACGCTTTATTAAAGGACTAAAAGATGATGGAATCCCTATTACGGTAGATATTCCCCCACGTAAAGATAATCAAGATAAGATGGATTGGAATGATTACTTGAAGGAAAGCAAAGAAAAAGCAGGAGAAAAACAGATGGCAGAAGAAAATAGTCGTAAGGAGTTTCAGGCTCCTTTTTTTAGTACAGAAATATTGGATAAATATGTTGAAGAAGTTGCTCAACATTATACAGAGGATATTGAAACAGCAGAGTACCTCTTTCCAGATGGTCGCCTAGTTAGTTCTTGGGACTATGGAATGAGAGGAGATGACCATAGAGCCATTCGGAACTACTTCGATGTAATGGGGCGACCAGAGTTAGATATTTTGAATGACCATCCAAAGGATTTCTGGAATTTGGTTCATAACGGTATAGGAGTCGTTCGTCTCGTACCAGAGACCCAGACGGCTTTACTCTTAGAAGGTCAAGCACTAACCACTATCCAGAGAGAAATACTTCAAAGCAGTTCATTAAAGACAGAAGTATATCAAGAAGGTCAAGCGATTACCGCAACTTATCTGAAAAGACTTGGAGTTTCGTCAGAAGAAAAGGACATTGATGAAGCTAATCAAAAATCTCTGGAACCTTTTTCAGATGCACAAAAAGAACATATTCGTGAGTTTTTCAAAACAAGAATTTCAGATGTTAAGACTGACTATATCTATTTACCTAATGGTCAAGAAGATATAGCTTACTATCTAGACGGGTATTTATTTGCGAATCATTATGCGGAATTGGATATGCTATCCCCATCAAAGCAAGTAGATGCCTTAATAAACCGACT
This Streptococcus anginosus DNA region includes the following protein-coding sequences:
- a CDS encoding RNA-binding protein, with amino-acid sequence MIDIVKVMWVKRLMSILVLILVFFLGLGFGQMGKSSQTENKPTKNTTQKASTEKELTQKQVKEFLVAYYTKKDLEENRNRYKDYMTEGLYNATVSEENKAQNQAYKGYVVNYEFQDAQIYIDKINHRVITKITYTNDLLKKKDSTEGAQVGVTNHTTLQLDYTKVNGKYLVNHMSTLLITDSSNPSATKDAYGAIAPSESTNE
- a CDS encoding DUF3801 domain-containing protein, coding for MEQERVMEKGSRVTLETGKHLFQFFAYTLEQIAKKYDERKQMGEQSWKEFNQSPHSKMFREFEESEINFDKLKRELNKSGVRFHFKDNKDGTKQIWFEAINEEVVAAALQKTVKEIVTDPKAAKDKYMKKSNELTPKQQIDKIKQSTKSTGEAVQNKTKGKSI
- a CDS encoding VirD4-like conjugal transfer protein, CD1115 family, with translation MQVQKKPFFPYLLLSLVLAFATHRCYVLYSVAPEPDMTNLFSQYTYVFKNFFVSPYLYFDISPLALFSALVGFFIGMLFYLKVKLGGNYRHGEESGSARFATAQELQGFQDKKLSNNMIFSKQAMMGLFNKLLPFEWQLNKNVLVVGLPGDGKTFTFVKPNLMQMNSSFIVTDPKGVLVREVGTMLEENGYQIKVFDLVNLTNSDMFNPFKYMTSELDIDRITEALVEGTKRGDREGEDFWLQAKLLLNRALLGYLYFDSQVRGYEPNLSMVADLLRNLKRPNEKKASPVEKLFKQLEKAMPGNYACRQWELFNSNFEAETRTSVLAIVATQYSIFDHEAVTNLIKSDTMNMDTWNTEKTAVFVAISETNKAYSFLVSTFFTVVFDQLTHQVDAIIQGQKKGYGPENLLHVQFIFDEFANCGKIPHFNEVLSSIRSREMSIKIIIQAISQLDSLYGLPARKSIVNNCATLLFLGTNDEDTMKYFSMRAGKQTIIQTSYSEQRGQRVSGTTSRQSHQRDLMTPDEIARIGVDEALVFITKQNVFRDKKARVTDHPMKDRLANHYKDDTWYDYKRFMEDGAEFIDAVMTGKIKEKQVWAPDMANYQAFVESNGFNNQFSKVPESPVYEQVPVTVPEITSEDQSQTLSTGENQFKIVDMETEEIFELPPEDRSDTFGEVSLNDERLDV